The DNA region TTTTGATACTTCCGACGAGGTGCTGGAAGCTATGCAAAAAAAATATGCCCACCTGAAAGTTGTTACCATTACCGAGCATGACCGCTTTAAAACCGGTAAAAAGTTTGCCCTTACCTTAGGCATCAAGGCTTCAAAAAATGAGCACCTTTTATTTACCGATGCTGATTGTAAACCAGCTTCCGAAAACTGGATAAGCCGTATGGCGGCCAATTTTGCAAGCGGTGTGCAGATAGTTTTGGGTTACTCTCCTTATTATAAAACCGGTGGTTTTATTAACGCTTTTACCCGCTTTGAAACCATAAAAACAGCAACAAATTACTTGTCGGGTGCGTTAACCGGCGACCCTTATATGGGTATTGGCCGTAACCTTGCCTATACAAAAGAATTGTTTTTTAGCGCAAAAGGTTTTGCATCACATATGCATGTGATATCAGGAGATGATGACCTGTTTGTTAATCAGCATGCTACCGAGGAAAATACCGTTATTGAATTAAACCCCGAGTCGTTTATGTTTACAGAGGCTAAAACCACTTTTAAATCATGGTTCAAACAAAAAAAGCGACACATGGGAGTGGGTAAACTGTATAAAAACCAGCACAGGCGTATGCTTAGTTTTGATGCAGTTAGCGGGTTTATATTCTATATTTTATTGATATTATTCCTTATTTTGAGATATGAGCCGTTACTGGCATTAGGTTTGTACGTTTTTAGGTTGATATTACAAATGACCATTTATAATCGTATATTTAAAAAACTTAATGGCAAAGACCTTTGGTGGTATCTCCCCTTTTTTGACCTACTATATTATACATATTTAAATGTTTTTGGATTGATCGGTACCTTTTTAAAAACTACTCAATGGAAATAAACGCCAACTTTACCGAGAACGCAAAGAATGATTTTCACCTGGTAGTGAAGGCCAGGCAGGGAGATCAAAAAGCCTATGCCGATTTGATGCACCGTTATAAAGATTCGATTTATTTCATGGTGCTTAAGATGGTAAACAACAAAGAAGATGCAATGGACCTAACGATTGAAACGTTTGCCAAGGCATTTGAAAAACTTGAAAAATACCAGCCCGATTTTGCTTTCAGCACCTGGCTTTTTAGGGTAGCAACTAACAATTGCATCGATTTTATCCGCAAAAAGAAACTAAGTACCATGTCAATTCATGGCATGATGGACGATGAAGGCGATGAAAAACCGCTGCAAATTAAGGCCGACAGCCTTAACCCCGAAGAAACA from Mucilaginibacter sp. SJ includes:
- a CDS encoding glycosyltransferase codes for the protein METYLHDALFILFQLCFIVQLYYLVSRHTRLAGHKPAEGPPPRVLIPISVIISARNEAHNLEENLPSILEQNYPDFEVVVINDCSFDTSDEVLEAMQKKYAHLKVVTITEHDRFKTGKKFALTLGIKASKNEHLLFTDADCKPASENWISRMAANFASGVQIVLGYSPYYKTGGFINAFTRFETIKTATNYLSGALTGDPYMGIGRNLAYTKELFFSAKGFASHMHVISGDDDLFVNQHATEENTVIELNPESFMFTEAKTTFKSWFKQKKRHMGVGKLYKNQHRRMLSFDAVSGFIFYILLILFLILRYEPLLALGLYVFRLILQMTIYNRIFKKLNGKDLWWYLPFFDLLYYTYLNVFGLIGTFLKTTQWK
- a CDS encoding RNA polymerase sigma factor, with translation MEINANFTENAKNDFHLVVKARQGDQKAYADLMHRYKDSIYFMVLKMVNNKEDAMDLTIETFAKAFEKLEKYQPDFAFSTWLFRVATNNCIDFIRKKKLSTMSIHGMMDDEGDEKPLQIKADSLNPEETSIKKQQTQELRSLIESLPTRYRNLITLRYFDELSYEEIAQQLDLPLGTVKAQLFRARYLLGNIINRFNRDDI